In the Drosophila takahashii strain IR98-3 E-12201 chromosome 3R, DtakHiC1v2, whole genome shotgun sequence genome, one interval contains:
- the MICU3 gene encoding calcium uptake protein 3, mitochondrial isoform X1: MASAVARLTVKSGAIIAQRPSVGVAVGRSVRFASSASQSSGIRGHKSRRLLTFVGGSAVSLAALAAFIKLRSAENPVNAVSLKRRMRDDSELENVKLTARERRFIKFASVEFDDQLYMTPQDFLDSVVEQEPRPRLKRRQLSNDEVDKYKENTPALKKGSTRLFRNLRDKGIVSYTEYLFLLSILTKPKSGFRIAFNMFDTDGNQRVDKDEFLVIISILAGALKDTQNVDPQTKQILSRLVSYDEQSQMTKPMAVPQAKRGLMERIFSGAWKEKHGEQESEEENESSTPTPLEQSYVNDGEGLQRRHMVATTLQLHFFGKRGTGVINYDNFYRFMDNLQTEVLELEFHEFSKGNSVISELDFAKILLRYTYLATDEYDVFLERLLERVKDEKGISFHDFRDFCHFLNNLDDFTIAMRMYTLADRAISKDEFSRAVKICTGYKLSPHLIDTVFAIFDADGDGLLSYKEFIAIMKDRLHRGFKVSGRFFDYNEALDAYDEPAYPLFVAWRHRVCRHLDYFIDSDALWH; the protein is encoded by the exons ATGGCCAGTGCGGTGGCTAGATTAACGGTTAAAAGTGGCGCTATAATTGCCCAAAGACCcagtgtgggcgtggccgttgGTCGATCGGTCAGATTTGCCAGCAGTGCGTCGCAATCGAGCGGAATTCGGGGTCACAAATCGCGACGTCTGCTAACTTTTGTGGGCGGGAGTGCCGTTTCCCTGGCCGCCCTGGCGGCTTTCATTAAGCTTCGATCCGCGGAAAATCCCGTCAATGCAGTCAGCCTCAAAAGACGCATG CGCGACGATAGCGAGCTGGAGAATGTGAAGCTGACGGCCAGGGAACGCCGGTTCATCAAGTTTGCCTCGGTGGAGTTCGACGATCAGCTCTACATGACCCCGCAGGACTTTCTGGACTCTGTTGTGGAGCAGGAACCCAGGC CTCGTCTTAAACGGCGTCAGCTGTCCAACGATGAGGTGGATAAGTACAAGGAAAACACACCAGCtttgaaaaagggttcaaCACGTCTATTTCGCAATCTTAGAGATAAAG gCATTGTCTCCTACACGGAATACTTGTTTTTGCTCTCCATTTTAACAA AACCAAAATCTGGCTTCCGCATTGCCTTCAACATGTTCGACACCGACGGAAATCAGCGGGTGGACAAGGACGAATTTCTAGTG ataatttccattttggcCGGCGCTTTAAAAGACACTCAAAATGTCGATCCACAAACCAAGCAAATT CTCTCGCGTTTAGTTTCCTACGATGAACAAAGTCAAATGACGAAACCCATGGCAGTGCCTCAAGCGAAGAGGGGTCTA ATGGAGCGCATTTTCAGCGGTGCTTGGAAAGAGAAGCACGGCGAGCAAGAGTCGGAGGAGGAAAACGAGTCCTCAACGCCCACTCCCCTGGAG CAGAGCTATGTGAACGATGGCGAGGGTCTGCAGCGACGCCACATGGTGGCCACCACCCTGCAGCTGCACTTCTTCGGGAAACGGGGCACTGGGGTCATCAACTATGACAACTTCTACCGCTTCATGGACAACCTGCAGACGGAGGTGCTCGAGCTGGAGTTCCACGAGTTCTCCAAGGGCAACAGCGTCATTAGCGAGCTGGACTTTGCCAAAATCCTGCTGCGTTACACGTATTTGGCCACGGATGAGTATGATGTCTTCCTAGAACGCCTGCTGGAGCGGGTCAAAGATGAGAAGGGCATATCGTTCCATGACTTCCGCGACTTTTGCCACTTCCTAAACAATTTGGATGACTTTACGATCGCCATGCGCATGTACACTCTGGCCGATCGGGCCATTTCGAAgg atgaaTTCTCACGCGCTGTGAAGATCTGCACTGGCTACAAGCTCAGTCCCCACTTGATCGACACCGTGTTTGCCATCTTCGATGCGGATGGCGATGGCCTGTTGTCCTACAAGGAGTTCATAGCCATCATGAAGGATCGCCTGCATCGCGGCTTTAAAGTAAGTGGTCGTTTCTTTGATTACAACGAAGCTCTGGACGCCTATGACGAGCCCGCTTATCCCCTGTTTGTGGCCTGGCGACATCGGGTGTGCAGGCACCTGGATTACTTCATCGACAGCGATGCACTTTGGCActga
- the MICU3 gene encoding calcium uptake protein 3, mitochondrial isoform X11: MASAVARLTVKSGAIIAQRPSVGVAVGRSVRFASSASQSSGIRGHKSRRLLTFVGGSAVSLAALAAFIKLRSAENPVNAVSLKRRMRDDSELENVKLTARERRFIKFASVEFDDQLYMTPQDFLDSVVEQEPRPRLKRRQLSNDEVDKYKENTPALKKGSTRLFRNLRDKGIVSYTEYLFLLSILTKPKSGFRIAFNMFDTDGNQRVDKDEFLVMERIFSGAWKEKHGEQESEEENESSTPTPLESYVNDGEGLQRRHMVATTLQLHFFGKRGTGVINYDNFYRFMDNLQTEVLELEFHEFSKGNSVISELDFAKILLRYTYLATDEYDVFLERLLERVKDEKGISFHDFRDFCHFLNNLDDFTIAMRMYTLADRAISKDEFSRAVKICTGYKLSPHLIDTVFAIFDADGDGLLSYKEFIAIMKDRLHRGFKVSGRFFDYNEALDAYDEPAYPLFVAWRHRVCRHLDYFIDSDALWH; the protein is encoded by the exons ATGGCCAGTGCGGTGGCTAGATTAACGGTTAAAAGTGGCGCTATAATTGCCCAAAGACCcagtgtgggcgtggccgttgGTCGATCGGTCAGATTTGCCAGCAGTGCGTCGCAATCGAGCGGAATTCGGGGTCACAAATCGCGACGTCTGCTAACTTTTGTGGGCGGGAGTGCCGTTTCCCTGGCCGCCCTGGCGGCTTTCATTAAGCTTCGATCCGCGGAAAATCCCGTCAATGCAGTCAGCCTCAAAAGACGCATG CGCGACGATAGCGAGCTGGAGAATGTGAAGCTGACGGCCAGGGAACGCCGGTTCATCAAGTTTGCCTCGGTGGAGTTCGACGATCAGCTCTACATGACCCCGCAGGACTTTCTGGACTCTGTTGTGGAGCAGGAACCCAGGC CTCGTCTTAAACGGCGTCAGCTGTCCAACGATGAGGTGGATAAGTACAAGGAAAACACACCAGCtttgaaaaagggttcaaCACGTCTATTTCGCAATCTTAGAGATAAAG gCATTGTCTCCTACACGGAATACTTGTTTTTGCTCTCCATTTTAACAA AACCAAAATCTGGCTTCCGCATTGCCTTCAACATGTTCGACACCGACGGAAATCAGCGGGTGGACAAGGACGAATTTCTAGTG ATGGAGCGCATTTTCAGCGGTGCTTGGAAAGAGAAGCACGGCGAGCAAGAGTCGGAGGAGGAAAACGAGTCCTCAACGCCCACTCCCCTGGAG AGCTATGTGAACGATGGCGAGGGTCTGCAGCGACGCCACATGGTGGCCACCACCCTGCAGCTGCACTTCTTCGGGAAACGGGGCACTGGGGTCATCAACTATGACAACTTCTACCGCTTCATGGACAACCTGCAGACGGAGGTGCTCGAGCTGGAGTTCCACGAGTTCTCCAAGGGCAACAGCGTCATTAGCGAGCTGGACTTTGCCAAAATCCTGCTGCGTTACACGTATTTGGCCACGGATGAGTATGATGTCTTCCTAGAACGCCTGCTGGAGCGGGTCAAAGATGAGAAGGGCATATCGTTCCATGACTTCCGCGACTTTTGCCACTTCCTAAACAATTTGGATGACTTTACGATCGCCATGCGCATGTACACTCTGGCCGATCGGGCCATTTCGAAgg atgaaTTCTCACGCGCTGTGAAGATCTGCACTGGCTACAAGCTCAGTCCCCACTTGATCGACACCGTGTTTGCCATCTTCGATGCGGATGGCGATGGCCTGTTGTCCTACAAGGAGTTCATAGCCATCATGAAGGATCGCCTGCATCGCGGCTTTAAAGTAAGTGGTCGTTTCTTTGATTACAACGAAGCTCTGGACGCCTATGACGAGCCCGCTTATCCCCTGTTTGTGGCCTGGCGACATCGGGTGTGCAGGCACCTGGATTACTTCATCGACAGCGATGCACTTTGGCActga
- the MICU3 gene encoding calcium uptake protein 3, mitochondrial isoform X5, whose protein sequence is MASAVARLTVKSGAIIAQRPSVGVAVGRSVRFASSASQSSGIRGHKSRRLLTFVGGSAVSLAALAAFIKLRSAENPVNAVSLKRRMRDDSELENVKLTARERRFIKFASVEFDDQLYMTPQDFLDSVVEQEPRPRLKRRQLSNDEVDKYKENTPALKKGSTRLFRNLRDKGIVSYTEYLFLLSILTKPKSGFRIAFNMFDTDGNQRVDKDEFLVIISILAGALKDTQNVDPQTKQIMERIFSGAWKEKHGEQESEEENESSTPTPLEQSYVNDGEGLQRRHMVATTLQLHFFGKRGTGVINYDNFYRFMDNLQTEVLELEFHEFSKGNSVISELDFAKILLRYTYLATDEYDVFLERLLERVKDEKGISFHDFRDFCHFLNNLDDFTIAMRMYTLADRAISKDEFSRAVKICTGYKLSPHLIDTVFAIFDADGDGLLSYKEFIAIMKDRLHRGFKVSGRFFDYNEALDAYDEPAYPLFVAWRHRVCRHLDYFIDSDALWH, encoded by the exons ATGGCCAGTGCGGTGGCTAGATTAACGGTTAAAAGTGGCGCTATAATTGCCCAAAGACCcagtgtgggcgtggccgttgGTCGATCGGTCAGATTTGCCAGCAGTGCGTCGCAATCGAGCGGAATTCGGGGTCACAAATCGCGACGTCTGCTAACTTTTGTGGGCGGGAGTGCCGTTTCCCTGGCCGCCCTGGCGGCTTTCATTAAGCTTCGATCCGCGGAAAATCCCGTCAATGCAGTCAGCCTCAAAAGACGCATG CGCGACGATAGCGAGCTGGAGAATGTGAAGCTGACGGCCAGGGAACGCCGGTTCATCAAGTTTGCCTCGGTGGAGTTCGACGATCAGCTCTACATGACCCCGCAGGACTTTCTGGACTCTGTTGTGGAGCAGGAACCCAGGC CTCGTCTTAAACGGCGTCAGCTGTCCAACGATGAGGTGGATAAGTACAAGGAAAACACACCAGCtttgaaaaagggttcaaCACGTCTATTTCGCAATCTTAGAGATAAAG gCATTGTCTCCTACACGGAATACTTGTTTTTGCTCTCCATTTTAACAA AACCAAAATCTGGCTTCCGCATTGCCTTCAACATGTTCGACACCGACGGAAATCAGCGGGTGGACAAGGACGAATTTCTAGTG ataatttccattttggcCGGCGCTTTAAAAGACACTCAAAATGTCGATCCACAAACCAAGCAAATT ATGGAGCGCATTTTCAGCGGTGCTTGGAAAGAGAAGCACGGCGAGCAAGAGTCGGAGGAGGAAAACGAGTCCTCAACGCCCACTCCCCTGGAG CAGAGCTATGTGAACGATGGCGAGGGTCTGCAGCGACGCCACATGGTGGCCACCACCCTGCAGCTGCACTTCTTCGGGAAACGGGGCACTGGGGTCATCAACTATGACAACTTCTACCGCTTCATGGACAACCTGCAGACGGAGGTGCTCGAGCTGGAGTTCCACGAGTTCTCCAAGGGCAACAGCGTCATTAGCGAGCTGGACTTTGCCAAAATCCTGCTGCGTTACACGTATTTGGCCACGGATGAGTATGATGTCTTCCTAGAACGCCTGCTGGAGCGGGTCAAAGATGAGAAGGGCATATCGTTCCATGACTTCCGCGACTTTTGCCACTTCCTAAACAATTTGGATGACTTTACGATCGCCATGCGCATGTACACTCTGGCCGATCGGGCCATTTCGAAgg atgaaTTCTCACGCGCTGTGAAGATCTGCACTGGCTACAAGCTCAGTCCCCACTTGATCGACACCGTGTTTGCCATCTTCGATGCGGATGGCGATGGCCTGTTGTCCTACAAGGAGTTCATAGCCATCATGAAGGATCGCCTGCATCGCGGCTTTAAAGTAAGTGGTCGTTTCTTTGATTACAACGAAGCTCTGGACGCCTATGACGAGCCCGCTTATCCCCTGTTTGTGGCCTGGCGACATCGGGTGTGCAGGCACCTGGATTACTTCATCGACAGCGATGCACTTTGGCActga
- the MICU3 gene encoding calcium uptake protein 3, mitochondrial isoform X7, giving the protein MASAVARLTVKSGAIIAQRPSVGVAVGRSVRFASSASQSSGIRGHKSRRLLTFVGGSAVSLAALAAFIKLRSAENPVNAVSLKRRMRDDSELENVKLTARERRFIKFASVEFDDQLYMTPQDFLDSVVEQEPRPRLKRRQLSNDEVDKYKENTPALKKGSTRLFRNLRDKGIVSYTEYLFLLSILTKPKSGFRIAFNMFDTDGNQRVDKDEFLVIISILAGALKDTQNVDPQTKQILSRLVSYDEQSQMTKPMAVPQAKRGLQSYVNDGEGLQRRHMVATTLQLHFFGKRGTGVINYDNFYRFMDNLQTEVLELEFHEFSKGNSVISELDFAKILLRYTYLATDEYDVFLERLLERVKDEKGISFHDFRDFCHFLNNLDDFTIAMRMYTLADRAISKDEFSRAVKICTGYKLSPHLIDTVFAIFDADGDGLLSYKEFIAIMKDRLHRGFKVSGRFFDYNEALDAYDEPAYPLFVAWRHRVCRHLDYFIDSDALWH; this is encoded by the exons ATGGCCAGTGCGGTGGCTAGATTAACGGTTAAAAGTGGCGCTATAATTGCCCAAAGACCcagtgtgggcgtggccgttgGTCGATCGGTCAGATTTGCCAGCAGTGCGTCGCAATCGAGCGGAATTCGGGGTCACAAATCGCGACGTCTGCTAACTTTTGTGGGCGGGAGTGCCGTTTCCCTGGCCGCCCTGGCGGCTTTCATTAAGCTTCGATCCGCGGAAAATCCCGTCAATGCAGTCAGCCTCAAAAGACGCATG CGCGACGATAGCGAGCTGGAGAATGTGAAGCTGACGGCCAGGGAACGCCGGTTCATCAAGTTTGCCTCGGTGGAGTTCGACGATCAGCTCTACATGACCCCGCAGGACTTTCTGGACTCTGTTGTGGAGCAGGAACCCAGGC CTCGTCTTAAACGGCGTCAGCTGTCCAACGATGAGGTGGATAAGTACAAGGAAAACACACCAGCtttgaaaaagggttcaaCACGTCTATTTCGCAATCTTAGAGATAAAG gCATTGTCTCCTACACGGAATACTTGTTTTTGCTCTCCATTTTAACAA AACCAAAATCTGGCTTCCGCATTGCCTTCAACATGTTCGACACCGACGGAAATCAGCGGGTGGACAAGGACGAATTTCTAGTG ataatttccattttggcCGGCGCTTTAAAAGACACTCAAAATGTCGATCCACAAACCAAGCAAATT CTCTCGCGTTTAGTTTCCTACGATGAACAAAGTCAAATGACGAAACCCATGGCAGTGCCTCAAGCGAAGAGGGGTCTA CAGAGCTATGTGAACGATGGCGAGGGTCTGCAGCGACGCCACATGGTGGCCACCACCCTGCAGCTGCACTTCTTCGGGAAACGGGGCACTGGGGTCATCAACTATGACAACTTCTACCGCTTCATGGACAACCTGCAGACGGAGGTGCTCGAGCTGGAGTTCCACGAGTTCTCCAAGGGCAACAGCGTCATTAGCGAGCTGGACTTTGCCAAAATCCTGCTGCGTTACACGTATTTGGCCACGGATGAGTATGATGTCTTCCTAGAACGCCTGCTGGAGCGGGTCAAAGATGAGAAGGGCATATCGTTCCATGACTTCCGCGACTTTTGCCACTTCCTAAACAATTTGGATGACTTTACGATCGCCATGCGCATGTACACTCTGGCCGATCGGGCCATTTCGAAgg atgaaTTCTCACGCGCTGTGAAGATCTGCACTGGCTACAAGCTCAGTCCCCACTTGATCGACACCGTGTTTGCCATCTTCGATGCGGATGGCGATGGCCTGTTGTCCTACAAGGAGTTCATAGCCATCATGAAGGATCGCCTGCATCGCGGCTTTAAAGTAAGTGGTCGTTTCTTTGATTACAACGAAGCTCTGGACGCCTATGACGAGCCCGCTTATCCCCTGTTTGTGGCCTGGCGACATCGGGTGTGCAGGCACCTGGATTACTTCATCGACAGCGATGCACTTTGGCActga
- the MICU3 gene encoding calcium uptake protein 3, mitochondrial isoform X2, with product MASAVARLTVKSGAIIAQRPSVGVAVGRSVRFASSASQSSGIRGHKSRRLLTFVGGSAVSLAALAAFIKLRSAENPVNAVSLKRRMRDDSELENVKLTARERRFIKFASVEFDDQLYMTPQDFLDSVVEQEPRPRLKRRQLSNDEVDKYKENTPALKKGSTRLFRNLRDKGIVSYTEYLFLLSILTKPKSGFRIAFNMFDTDGNQRVDKDEFLVIISILAGALKDTQNVDPQTKQILSRLVSYDEQSQMTKPMAVPQAKRGLMERIFSGAWKEKHGEQESEEENESSTPTPLESYVNDGEGLQRRHMVATTLQLHFFGKRGTGVINYDNFYRFMDNLQTEVLELEFHEFSKGNSVISELDFAKILLRYTYLATDEYDVFLERLLERVKDEKGISFHDFRDFCHFLNNLDDFTIAMRMYTLADRAISKDEFSRAVKICTGYKLSPHLIDTVFAIFDADGDGLLSYKEFIAIMKDRLHRGFKVSGRFFDYNEALDAYDEPAYPLFVAWRHRVCRHLDYFIDSDALWH from the exons ATGGCCAGTGCGGTGGCTAGATTAACGGTTAAAAGTGGCGCTATAATTGCCCAAAGACCcagtgtgggcgtggccgttgGTCGATCGGTCAGATTTGCCAGCAGTGCGTCGCAATCGAGCGGAATTCGGGGTCACAAATCGCGACGTCTGCTAACTTTTGTGGGCGGGAGTGCCGTTTCCCTGGCCGCCCTGGCGGCTTTCATTAAGCTTCGATCCGCGGAAAATCCCGTCAATGCAGTCAGCCTCAAAAGACGCATG CGCGACGATAGCGAGCTGGAGAATGTGAAGCTGACGGCCAGGGAACGCCGGTTCATCAAGTTTGCCTCGGTGGAGTTCGACGATCAGCTCTACATGACCCCGCAGGACTTTCTGGACTCTGTTGTGGAGCAGGAACCCAGGC CTCGTCTTAAACGGCGTCAGCTGTCCAACGATGAGGTGGATAAGTACAAGGAAAACACACCAGCtttgaaaaagggttcaaCACGTCTATTTCGCAATCTTAGAGATAAAG gCATTGTCTCCTACACGGAATACTTGTTTTTGCTCTCCATTTTAACAA AACCAAAATCTGGCTTCCGCATTGCCTTCAACATGTTCGACACCGACGGAAATCAGCGGGTGGACAAGGACGAATTTCTAGTG ataatttccattttggcCGGCGCTTTAAAAGACACTCAAAATGTCGATCCACAAACCAAGCAAATT CTCTCGCGTTTAGTTTCCTACGATGAACAAAGTCAAATGACGAAACCCATGGCAGTGCCTCAAGCGAAGAGGGGTCTA ATGGAGCGCATTTTCAGCGGTGCTTGGAAAGAGAAGCACGGCGAGCAAGAGTCGGAGGAGGAAAACGAGTCCTCAACGCCCACTCCCCTGGAG AGCTATGTGAACGATGGCGAGGGTCTGCAGCGACGCCACATGGTGGCCACCACCCTGCAGCTGCACTTCTTCGGGAAACGGGGCACTGGGGTCATCAACTATGACAACTTCTACCGCTTCATGGACAACCTGCAGACGGAGGTGCTCGAGCTGGAGTTCCACGAGTTCTCCAAGGGCAACAGCGTCATTAGCGAGCTGGACTTTGCCAAAATCCTGCTGCGTTACACGTATTTGGCCACGGATGAGTATGATGTCTTCCTAGAACGCCTGCTGGAGCGGGTCAAAGATGAGAAGGGCATATCGTTCCATGACTTCCGCGACTTTTGCCACTTCCTAAACAATTTGGATGACTTTACGATCGCCATGCGCATGTACACTCTGGCCGATCGGGCCATTTCGAAgg atgaaTTCTCACGCGCTGTGAAGATCTGCACTGGCTACAAGCTCAGTCCCCACTTGATCGACACCGTGTTTGCCATCTTCGATGCGGATGGCGATGGCCTGTTGTCCTACAAGGAGTTCATAGCCATCATGAAGGATCGCCTGCATCGCGGCTTTAAAGTAAGTGGTCGTTTCTTTGATTACAACGAAGCTCTGGACGCCTATGACGAGCCCGCTTATCCCCTGTTTGTGGCCTGGCGACATCGGGTGTGCAGGCACCTGGATTACTTCATCGACAGCGATGCACTTTGGCActga
- the MICU3 gene encoding calcium uptake protein 3, mitochondrial isoform X13: protein MASAVARLTVKSGAIIAQRPSVGVAVGRSVRFASSASQSSGIRGHKSRRLLTFVGGSAVSLAALAAFIKLRSAENPVNAVSLKRRMRDDSELENVKLTARERRFIKFASVEFDDQLYMTPQDFLDSVVEQEPRPRLKRRQLSNDEVDKYKENTPALKKGSTRLFRNLRDKGIVSYTEYLFLLSILTKPKSGFRIAFNMFDTDGNQRVDKDEFLVIISILAGALKDTQNVDPQTKQIQSYVNDGEGLQRRHMVATTLQLHFFGKRGTGVINYDNFYRFMDNLQTEVLELEFHEFSKGNSVISELDFAKILLRYTYLATDEYDVFLERLLERVKDEKGISFHDFRDFCHFLNNLDDFTIAMRMYTLADRAISKDEFSRAVKICTGYKLSPHLIDTVFAIFDADGDGLLSYKEFIAIMKDRLHRGFKVSGRFFDYNEALDAYDEPAYPLFVAWRHRVCRHLDYFIDSDALWH, encoded by the exons ATGGCCAGTGCGGTGGCTAGATTAACGGTTAAAAGTGGCGCTATAATTGCCCAAAGACCcagtgtgggcgtggccgttgGTCGATCGGTCAGATTTGCCAGCAGTGCGTCGCAATCGAGCGGAATTCGGGGTCACAAATCGCGACGTCTGCTAACTTTTGTGGGCGGGAGTGCCGTTTCCCTGGCCGCCCTGGCGGCTTTCATTAAGCTTCGATCCGCGGAAAATCCCGTCAATGCAGTCAGCCTCAAAAGACGCATG CGCGACGATAGCGAGCTGGAGAATGTGAAGCTGACGGCCAGGGAACGCCGGTTCATCAAGTTTGCCTCGGTGGAGTTCGACGATCAGCTCTACATGACCCCGCAGGACTTTCTGGACTCTGTTGTGGAGCAGGAACCCAGGC CTCGTCTTAAACGGCGTCAGCTGTCCAACGATGAGGTGGATAAGTACAAGGAAAACACACCAGCtttgaaaaagggttcaaCACGTCTATTTCGCAATCTTAGAGATAAAG gCATTGTCTCCTACACGGAATACTTGTTTTTGCTCTCCATTTTAACAA AACCAAAATCTGGCTTCCGCATTGCCTTCAACATGTTCGACACCGACGGAAATCAGCGGGTGGACAAGGACGAATTTCTAGTG ataatttccattttggcCGGCGCTTTAAAAGACACTCAAAATGTCGATCCACAAACCAAGCAAATT CAGAGCTATGTGAACGATGGCGAGGGTCTGCAGCGACGCCACATGGTGGCCACCACCCTGCAGCTGCACTTCTTCGGGAAACGGGGCACTGGGGTCATCAACTATGACAACTTCTACCGCTTCATGGACAACCTGCAGACGGAGGTGCTCGAGCTGGAGTTCCACGAGTTCTCCAAGGGCAACAGCGTCATTAGCGAGCTGGACTTTGCCAAAATCCTGCTGCGTTACACGTATTTGGCCACGGATGAGTATGATGTCTTCCTAGAACGCCTGCTGGAGCGGGTCAAAGATGAGAAGGGCATATCGTTCCATGACTTCCGCGACTTTTGCCACTTCCTAAACAATTTGGATGACTTTACGATCGCCATGCGCATGTACACTCTGGCCGATCGGGCCATTTCGAAgg atgaaTTCTCACGCGCTGTGAAGATCTGCACTGGCTACAAGCTCAGTCCCCACTTGATCGACACCGTGTTTGCCATCTTCGATGCGGATGGCGATGGCCTGTTGTCCTACAAGGAGTTCATAGCCATCATGAAGGATCGCCTGCATCGCGGCTTTAAAGTAAGTGGTCGTTTCTTTGATTACAACGAAGCTCTGGACGCCTATGACGAGCCCGCTTATCCCCTGTTTGTGGCCTGGCGACATCGGGTGTGCAGGCACCTGGATTACTTCATCGACAGCGATGCACTTTGGCActga